One region of Carassius carassius chromosome 41, fCarCar2.1, whole genome shotgun sequence genomic DNA includes:
- the LOC132123437 gene encoding gastrula zinc finger protein XlCGF7.1-like isoform X1: protein MRTSLPAFHPEEESEDMNYPNPCSEMHEDTEEQRDKMEVEERPYLCPVCGKSFSRLANCKKHQKIHSSVKKHACVECGKTFITPEYLRKHQKTHTTERPFTCSQCGLSFKVKGHLVTHERIHTGEKPHTCHQCGKSFIQSSGLTYHLLHHSGEKTFKCDQCGKNFTSSANLKKHLTLHMNEKPHKCSVCGKSFPRRDSLKQHQKIHDAVRDHMCFKCGKSFIAASHLKQHLRIHNDEKPFSCSQCGRSFTQKGHLNKHIQTHAGEEPQAPALNHLRSRSNK, encoded by the exons CCTCTTTGCCAGCATTTCACCctgaagaggagagtgaagacatgaATTATCCAAATCCATGCAGCGAGATGCATGAAGATACTGAGGAGCAAAGAG ATAAGATGGAAGTAGAAGAGAGACCTTATTTGTGTCCagtgtgtggaaagagtttttcacgACTGGCCAACTGCAAGAAACACCAGAAGATTCACTCTTCTGTGAAGAAGCATGCTTGTGTTGAGTGCGGAAAGACCTTCATTACACCTGAGTATCTGAGAAAGCATCAGAAAACACACACTACAGAAAGACCGTTCACCTGCTCTCAATGTGGACTGAGCTTCAAAGTAAAAGGCCACCTTGTGACACATGAAAGAATTCACACGGGAGAGAAGCCACACACGTGCCATCAGTGTGGGAAGAGCTTCATACAGTCATCAGGACTCACTTATCATCTGCTGCATCACTCTGGAGAGAAAACATTTAagtgtgatcagtgtgggaagaACTTTACATCATCAGCAAATCTAAAAAAACACCTCACACTTCATATGAATGAGAAGCCCCATAAATGCTCtgtgtgtggaaagagttttcctCGGCGTGACTCTTTGAAGCAGCACCAAAAGATCCATGATGCTGTGCGGGATCACATGTGTTTTAAGTGTGGCAAGAGCTTTATAGCAGCTAGTCATCTGAAGCAGCACCTCAGGATTCATAATGATGAAAAACCATTCAGCTGCTCGCAGTGTGGAAGGAGTTTCACGCAAAAAGGCCACTTAAacaaacacattcaaacacacGCTGG
- the LOC132123437 gene encoding gastrula zinc finger protein XlCGF7.1-like isoform X2 — MNYPNPCSEMHEDTEEQRDKMEVEERPYLCPVCGKSFSRLANCKKHQKIHSSVKKHACVECGKTFITPEYLRKHQKTHTTERPFTCSQCGLSFKVKGHLVTHERIHTGEKPHTCHQCGKSFIQSSGLTYHLLHHSGEKTFKCDQCGKNFTSSANLKKHLTLHMNEKPHKCSVCGKSFPRRDSLKQHQKIHDAVRDHMCFKCGKSFIAASHLKQHLRIHNDEKPFSCSQCGRSFTQKGHLNKHIQTHAGEEPQAPALNHLRSRSNK, encoded by the exons atgaATTATCCAAATCCATGCAGCGAGATGCATGAAGATACTGAGGAGCAAAGAG ATAAGATGGAAGTAGAAGAGAGACCTTATTTGTGTCCagtgtgtggaaagagtttttcacgACTGGCCAACTGCAAGAAACACCAGAAGATTCACTCTTCTGTGAAGAAGCATGCTTGTGTTGAGTGCGGAAAGACCTTCATTACACCTGAGTATCTGAGAAAGCATCAGAAAACACACACTACAGAAAGACCGTTCACCTGCTCTCAATGTGGACTGAGCTTCAAAGTAAAAGGCCACCTTGTGACACATGAAAGAATTCACACGGGAGAGAAGCCACACACGTGCCATCAGTGTGGGAAGAGCTTCATACAGTCATCAGGACTCACTTATCATCTGCTGCATCACTCTGGAGAGAAAACATTTAagtgtgatcagtgtgggaagaACTTTACATCATCAGCAAATCTAAAAAAACACCTCACACTTCATATGAATGAGAAGCCCCATAAATGCTCtgtgtgtggaaagagttttcctCGGCGTGACTCTTTGAAGCAGCACCAAAAGATCCATGATGCTGTGCGGGATCACATGTGTTTTAAGTGTGGCAAGAGCTTTATAGCAGCTAGTCATCTGAAGCAGCACCTCAGGATTCATAATGATGAAAAACCATTCAGCTGCTCGCAGTGTGGAAGGAGTTTCACGCAAAAAGGCCACTTAAacaaacacattcaaacacacGCTGG